A genomic stretch from Hemitrygon akajei chromosome 10, sHemAka1.3, whole genome shotgun sequence includes:
- the LOC140734036 gene encoding BH3-interacting domain death agonist-like: MQGELHIVRKYTSRYDIPLKTRAAEVVCACAGAVLWQFHRVGPYGLRSPRGDTLGRLAFRSSGVTSPLRGGRGCRIQLHVDPQPGSTPVYFMKKLLTAGAGDTSDMPWETDLVFEKQTQCILLTFLKTRKFENRILEEEISKLEKEVREELASDDDIQTDGHCCSLSSRSAIEFEAPIDEELYRDIGERLAQMGDRLEQDINPHVVEQFIHANERPRSQEDETTTLSVIINGLTDQRTTVVQDMPREKGVLLLTLLLLEKTVLEQPRLLPRLFRTTVQYITTKLQGYIQNIGGWDHLN, from the exons ATGCAAGGCGAACTTCACATTGTACGTAAGTACACGTCACGGTACGATATTCCCCTGAAGACACGAGCGGCGGAAGTCGTGTGCGCCTGCGCCGGAGCGGTCCTGTGGCAATTTCACCGAGTCGGTCCGTATGGGCTGCGCTCGCCGCGGGGAGACACGCTCGGGCGGCTCGCCTTCCGGAGCTCAGGCGTGACGAGTCCACTGCGAGGCGGCAGGGGTTGCCGAATCCAGCTTCACGTCGATCCGCAGCCAGGTTCAACACCCGTATATTTTATGAAAAAGCTCTTA ACTGCAGGAGCGGGAGACACTTCGGACATGCCCTGGGAGACTGACCTGGTGTTCGAAAAGCAAACACAATGCATCTTGTTGACATTCCTTAAAACAAGGAAGTTTGAAAATCGCATCCTTGAGGAAGAGATTTCTAAATTAGAGAAAGAAGTCCGTGAAGAATTAGCGTCGGACGATGATATTCAGACCGATGGACACTGCTGTTCTTTATCTTCGCGTTCGGCCATAGAGTTTGAAG CTCCTATTGATGAAGAATTGTACAGAGACATAGGTGAACGCTTAGCTCAAATGGGAGATAGGTTGGAACAAGACATTAATCCTCATGTGGTTGAACAATTTATCCACGCAAATGAAAGACCTCGGTCCCAAGAG GATGAAACTACAACTTTGTCAGTCATAATTAACGGCTTGACCGATCAAAGGACCACGGTTGTTCAAGATATGCCACGGGAGAAAGGTGTTCTGTTACTGACACTTTTGCTGTTAGAAAAGACTGTATTGGAGCAGCCTCGATTGCTTCCTCGCCTATTCAGAACCACTGTACAGTATATAACCACAAAGCTTCAAGGTTACATTCAGAATATAGGAGGATGG GACCACTTGAATTGA